A segment of the Candidatus Hydrogenedentota bacterium genome:
ACGGCACATGGTTCACGTCCATCAGGATTTCTTCCGCGACGGTAACCCCGTAATTCTTCAACAGGTCATTGATCTGCGGTTTCTCTTCGCGTTTTGTGATGCTCGTGCCGGAGCGCGTCGCGCGATAATCCCATTCGTAGTTCTGTACGGCCAGCACGACCGATTTGCCGGCCACGAGGGCGCGGTTGATTTCCCATTTCTGGCGGTCGTTGAGTTCGCGGGGGTTGATGACCACCAGCGCGTCGTACTCATCCGGCATCTTGCTGTCCTCGGTCAGATCAATCCGCCGCACTTCGTATTTTTCATATCCGAGGACCTGTTCAATCGTGCTGAAGGGATCCTCGGACGTCGGCACCGGCTGGCCCATCTGTTCGTACAGGCGCCGCATCTGCGGATCGATGTTGATGGCTTCCTTCGGGGCCACCAGCGCGACCACCGGCGCTTTTTCGCGCGTCAGTTTGTAAATGGTGCTGACGAGGCGGTATTCGAGCTCGTCCACGTTCTGCGGCATGACTTGGGGAATGATTTCCTCCTTCTTGTCCTTGTATCCGACGCCGATACTCGAATAGACGAGTTTGTTCGTGACTTCGTCCTCGCTCATCGCGCGCACCGAGAACGGCTCGACGCCCTTGTCGAGCATGCGTTTTTCGATGGCCTTGTTTTCATCCTTTTCGTCTTCCGCGCTCTCCATGCCCTGCTTCGAGTCGGCCAGGACGTTCGCGACTTCGAGATAGACGGCCGAATATTCCAGTTTTCCATTCGACGCAAGCCGCAGTTCCTCGAGTTTGTCCTTGACCTGCTGTTCCAACTGCTTCATGCCGGTCGGCATTTTTTCTTTCGGCGTGATATAGAGTTTTATCTGGACCGGGGAATCAATTTTGGACAGGATGGATCGCGATGCATCGCATACGGTGAAAATCTTGTCCTGTGTGCTGTCGAAGCGGGCAAGGCTCGTGCCGGCCAACAGCCAGTTGAACAACAGGCCAATCACGGCGCACATGGCCACCGCGGCGCCGAAGATCGTCTTCGCCTTTGGACGTCCCCGACCCTCGATGTACATGACGTTCAATACCAGGAACAACACCGTCCACACCAGGAAATACAACAGATCGGCCAGTTCGATGACGCCGCGCGAAAAGGCGTTGTAATGATCCGCGACGCCGACCAACTGGCTCAGCAGCGATCCCAAGCCGGGTTTCATGCCGTCGAGATAGGACGCGATGAAATCGGTGCCGACCAGGAAAATGCCGAAACACGCCAGCAACGTCACGACGAACGCCACGATCTGGTCCTTGAAGAAACCGGAAAAGAATATGCCGATGGCCAGAAAGAATCCGCCCAGCAACAGCGTGCCGAAGTAGCCGGTGGCCATCGGGCCGAAGTCAGGCTTGCCCAGCGCGACAAGCATCAACGGCAGGGTGAACGTCGCCGCCAACGTCAGCGCATAAAACAAGAGGCAGGCAAGAAACTTGCCCACCACCAGTTCGCGCGCCTTCATCGGAAAGGTCAGCAGCATTTCCCACGTGTTTTCTTTGCGTTCCTCGGCCCAGATTCGCATCGTCACCGCCGGGATGAACACGCACAACAGGATGGGCAGGTTCATGAAATACGGGCGCAGATCCGCCATCGGATAGGTAAAAAACGAGGTAATGTACAAGCCCACGCTGATCAACACGTAGACAATCATGAAAATGTAGCCGATGGGCGACGTGAAACACGCGCCCAGATCCCGGCGCAATATGGTCACCATGTTTTTCATGCGGCCGCTCCTTCCTTTTCATCGCGTTTTTTGGCCGGTTCCGTCAGCGTCAGAAATGTTTCCTCCAGCGTTAGCGGC
Coding sequences within it:
- a CDS encoding Gldg family protein; translated protein: MKNMVTILRRDLGACFTSPIGYIFMIVYVLISVGLYITSFFTYPMADLRPYFMNLPILLCVFIPAVTMRIWAEERKENTWEMLLTFPMKARELVVGKFLACLLFYALTLAATFTLPLMLVALGKPDFGPMATGYFGTLLLGGFFLAIGIFFSGFFKDQIVAFVVTLLACFGIFLVGTDFIASYLDGMKPGLGSLLSQLVGVADHYNAFSRGVIELADLLYFLVWTVLFLVLNVMYIEGRGRPKAKTIFGAAVAMCAVIGLLFNWLLAGTSLARFDSTQDKIFTVCDASRSILSKIDSPVQIKLYITPKEKMPTGMKQLEQQVKDKLEELRLASNGKLEYSAVYLEVANVLADSKQGMESAEDEKDENKAIEKRMLDKGVEPFSVRAMSEDEVTNKLVYSSIGVGYKDKKEEIIPQVMPQNVDELEYRLVSTIYKLTREKAPVVALVAPKEAINIDPQMRRLYEQMGQPVPTSEDPFSTIEQVLGYEKYEVRRIDLTEDSKMPDEYDALVVINPRELNDRQKWEINRALVAGKSVVLAVQNYEWDYRATRSGTSITKREEKPQINDLLKNYGVTVAEEILMDVNHVPLTIQSSNNPLAALLGGGQTVNLPMHVLVNSDTMASDNSITSRLGSIFYLWGSPLSLDEDTLKKHGLTAKTLMTTTPRAWTVPGTEQVSQATFEKPASGKAYPLMAMITGQFPDAYKDKPRPAWPEEPPMPGQPPKPPKEKEEEGEAAPVTPAPGKLIVMGCAEMFRKNFLQAGNLDLFMNSVDAVTLGDELVHVRSRKPIDRMITMPDTTTRRIWKVINYALAPALIAGVGIFTTMMRRRARNAYTMSFGITED